One window of the Perca fluviatilis chromosome 5, GENO_Pfluv_1.0, whole genome shotgun sequence genome contains the following:
- the LOC120558801 gene encoding uncharacterized protein LOC120558801 — MLAQSSLQGASDHHHFFGSLQSLSDCLIVFLMFHSSNLSSQTFFNISPISLHTDDITEFKLRTFISLHTDDITEFKLHTFISLPTDDITEFKHHTFISLHTDDITEFKLHTFISLPTDDITEFKHNTFIGLHPDDITDNIFSYLPLVLAVCVPVVVVLAAVLLFFYKKRTKHSDD, encoded by the exons ATGTTAGCACAGAGTTCTCTGCAGGGAGCATCTGATCATCACCACTTCTTTGGATCTCTACAATCACTATCTgactgtttgattgtgtttttaatgtttcacagCTCCAACCTCTCCTCTCAGACCTTCTTCAACATCAGTCCCATCAGCCTCCacactgatgacatcacagagTTTAAGCTCCGCACCTTCATCAGCCTCCacactgatgacatcacagagTTTAAGCTCCACACCTTCATCAGCCTCCCcactgatgacatcacagagTTTAAGCACCACACCTTCATCAGCCTCCacactgatgacatcacagagTTTAAACTCCACACCTTCATCAGCCTCCCcactgatgacatcacagagTTTAAGCACAACACCTTCATCGGCCTccaccctgatgacatcacagacAACATCTTCTCCT ATCTCCCCCTGGTTttggctgtgtgtgtccctgtggtggtggtgctggCAGCTGTTCTGCTGTTCTTCTACAAAAAGAGGACCAAGCACTCTGATG ATTAA